In the genome of Colwellia sp. PAMC 21821, the window TCATGAAAATCTAGCTCTGTTCTTGGGTTGGTAAAATCGCCTACTAATTTATCATTTAAAAACAACTTGTAGTGACTTTCGCCATCAAATTCAGATAAAGATACAAAACCAAGCTCAAAGTCGCCTTCTTCTTCTGCGCCTAAGGTGTAACTCGCTATTGCATATTGCGTACGAAAATCTAAATTAGCGGCATCTATGCCTAGTGAGTCAGTTTTTGGGTCATCATAAAATATAGCATTGCTTGAGTTTTGTTCATGTAAAGTAAAATCACTATTGGCGAGGAGTACTTTTTCTACATTGGGTAGATGTATAATGTCACTTGGATCCGTCAGCGCCTGACTATTCATTGTGAAAACACTTGAAGGTTTTATTGTACTTGCTTGGGTTTTCGCTTCAATAACTTCAGACTTTACTGTGTTAGCCTGCAAACTAAGTGTCGATTCTTCTGTTGCTTTATCGGCTTGAGAACAACCAAAACCAGCTAAAACAAGTGCAGCCATTAAAAGTGAATTCTTCATATGTGTTCCTTGTGTTTTATTAAAATAAATCATTCGCTGATCTCGCCTAAATAAGCATCAACTGTTTGAATAGTCCCGTCAAGGTTATGAATTAACTCAACCATTTTAATGTTACGTAAATGGGTTTTTCCGTCACTTAGCGAGGTATCATGGAAGAATAAATACCATTTACCTTTGAACTCTGCGATTGAGTGATGATTAGTCCAACCTAAAACCGGTTCAAGTACTTTGCCTTTCCAAGTAAATGGTCCGTACGGGCTTTTTGACGTGCCATATTGAATAAAGCGTGAATGACCTGTTGAATAACTAAAGTAGTAAGTATCTTTAATTTTATGTACCCAAGCAGCTTCAAAAAACTTCCGGTCAAAATCACCTTGTAGAATAGGTTGTCCAAATTCATCTTGTAGTACAACGTCTTGTAATGGTTGCGCTAAGCTTTTCATATCAGCATTTAATCTAGCTATTTTAGGCATGTAAACAGGTTCGTCATCAGCAGGGTATTTATCTTCTTCTATGTAACTACCGGTTTGCCAACGTTGTAATTGTCCTCCCATAATGCCGCCAACGTATAAGTAATATGATCCATCGTCATCTTGAAATACCGATGGGTCAATACTGTAAGCATTCTCTATTGGCTTAGCTTCAGGCAAAAAAGGTCCGGTTGGTGTATCAGCAATAGCTACACCTATTCTAAAAATGTCGTCTTTGTCTTTAGCTGGAAAATATAAATAATACTTTCCATCTTTTTCGGCAGCATCTGGCGCCCACATTTGTTTGGTTGCCCATGGAACTTGATCTACATGCAATGCTTGTCCGTGATCAACAACTTTAGGTTGAGTGTTTTCATTCACTTCATCAATTGAGAATACATGATAATCGCGCATGTCAAAATGTCCGCCAGATGAGTTTCTAACAACACCACTTTCAATATCGTGAGACGGGTAAATATACAATTTTCCATTAAATACATGAGCTGAAGGATCAGCTGTGTACATGTGCGTAACTAACGGTTTTTGAGGAAATAAAGCTTCAGGTAAATGACTTTTAAGCTCAAGGGGCATGATTTCTCTACGTTCTTTATTTGCTTTTACTAGCTGTTTTTCAGTGCTCATATCGTTTGAATTAACACTTAAGCTTATTGTCAAAGCTAATGTCAGCCCAACAGCTAACTTAACAGGATGTGTTTTAATTTTCATATGTTTCTCCGATTTTTGGGCGAAAAATCTAGTAGACATAAAAATGGATTTAAGCATTTTTATGTCTTACTAAGTTATTTAATAAGAAATTTAATAGGGTGGTAAAGCTAAATAAATAGGTTACAAACCATCCATTTGTTCTAGCTCTTTACCTTTGGTTTCGTTCACAAATTTAAGAACGAAGATTATTGAAAGGCCGGCAAACAGAGCATAAAAGCTATACGCTGCTGCTAAGCCAATTGAACCAAGCATGATAGGAAACATCATGGTAACAGCGAAGTTGGCTGTCCACTGAGTAAAGCCACTTACCGCTAAACCTAATCCTCGTATTTGGTTAGGGAACATTTCACCAAGCAACACCCACATTACCGGGCCCCATGAAAGGTTAAAAAAGAACACATAAGCGTTTGCTGAAATCAATGCAACAACACCCATAGAGCCTAAAATTAAGTTACCTGATGCATCTACATCAGCTGTCATGAAAGAAGCAACTAAAGTAGCTAGCGTAATTGTCATCCCGATTGAGCCGATAAGTAGTAAAGGTTTTCTGCCTATTTTGTCTATGTAATACATAGTGACAAAACATGCGGCAATACTTACACCACCGCTTAAGATGTTAATAAGTAGGGCGTCTGATTCTGAAAAACCAACGGCTTGCCAAAGTATCGCACCATAATAAAATACAATGTTAATACCTACTAGCTGCTGTAATGTGGCTAAACCAATACCTACCCAAACGACTTTGCGAACTTCACCGGTTTTTTTATTTAATAAGTCTTTAAAAGTTGGTTGATGATTATGTTGATTGAATGACGCTTGAATTTCGCTAAGTTTACTTTGTGCATACTCCGCACCATATAAACGTTTAAGTACGGCTAGGGCTTGATCTTCACGTTGTTTTAATACTAAAAATCTAGGGCTTTCAGGTATGAATAATAAAGCGATCAAAAATACTAAAGCAGGTAATAATTCTATCCAAAACATCCAACGCCAAGCTTCAAAATCCATCCATAAAACTGCTGTTGAAATACCCGCTATATCAGCTAAATAATAGTTACTAACAAATGCTGAAAACAAACCAGAAATAATAGCGACTTGCTGAATAGTTGCTAACGTACCACGATACTTAGCAGGTGCAATTTCACTGATATAAGCAGGCGCTAAAACAGATGCCGCACCAACAGAAAAACCACCAATAATGCGGTAAATAACAAACTCGAAAGAGCTAATTGAAACACCTGAACCATATGCACTTACGATAAATAAGACAGCTGTAATAATCAGTATAGTTTTACGACCTAGTTTATCGGCTAAACTACCAGCAACAAAAGCACCTATAGCGCAACCAAGCAACATGCTAGCTACGTTAAAACCTGTACCTACGCTATCTGAATTAAAGGCAAGCCTTAAGCCGTCAACTGTACCGTTAATTACACCACTGTCGAAACCAAATAGAAAACCACCTATGGTTGCAACAACACAAATTAAGAAGATAAATAACTTATTTTCTTTCATGGTAAGTTCTTCACTGACAACGCCTTGTGCGCCGTTATCCGTTTGATTACTGTTTAACATTTTAATCCCCCCGATCGTTAATCGATCTTTTTTATACTTTTTTAATTGTTATTAGTGGCTGATAGCGCCAGTTTATTTTTATGATCTGTTTATTAGTGTTTTTTATATGTACTTCTTATAGCTTCCATTTGTTTTTGTAATTGTTGGCTAACCGCATGAGGCATATTTGGATGTTCTAACTTATGAGCTAAAACTGCTTCACCCGCTGCTTGTGCTTCGTAATTTAAGCCGATACTTTGTCGGTTATCTTGGAAGCTCTCAACTAAATCGTCTGAATGATAGAGCTCACAACTTTTAGCACGCCAAAAATCAGGAATAACTACCGAACCTTTTTCGCCAATAATAATTGCCCAATTATGTAGTTTACATTGGAACGATGTACCTAACGTAAGATGAACATCACCCGCAGTTGCTAATATCGCTAAATCATCTTCAACGCCATTCGGTGCAAACTGTGGTTTAACATAAAAATTATCTAGCTCAGCGTCTGTAAATAAGGTCGAAATAGCTAAAGGATAAATCCCCATATCTAACAAACAACCGCCAGCTAAATCTTCTCTATAGACACGCGACTCAAGTTGATAAGGCATTGGATAACCAAAGTCAGCTTTGATCTGTTTAACTTTACCAATGCGTCCTTGTGCTACCCACTGTTGTGCTTTAATAATGGCAGGTAAAAAATATGTCCACATA includes:
- a CDS encoding glycoside hydrolase family 43 protein; this encodes MKIKTHPVKLAVGLTLALTISLSVNSNDMSTEKQLVKANKERREIMPLELKSHLPEALFPQKPLVTHMYTADPSAHVFNGKLYIYPSHDIESGVVRNSSGGHFDMRDYHVFSIDEVNENTQPKVVDHGQALHVDQVPWATKQMWAPDAAEKDGKYYLYFPAKDKDDIFRIGVAIADTPTGPFLPEAKPIENAYSIDPSVFQDDDGSYYLYVGGIMGGQLQRWQTGSYIEEDKYPADDEPVYMPKIARLNADMKSLAQPLQDVVLQDEFGQPILQGDFDRKFFEAAWVHKIKDTYYFSYSTGHSRFIQYGTSKSPYGPFTWKGKVLEPVLGWTNHHSIAEFKGKWYLFFHDTSLSDGKTHLRNIKMVELIHNLDGTIQTVDAYLGEISE
- a CDS encoding sugar porter family MFS transporter, with product MKENKLFIFLICVVATIGGFLFGFDSGVINGTVDGLRLAFNSDSVGTGFNVASMLLGCAIGAFVAGSLADKLGRKTILIITAVLFIVSAYGSGVSISSFEFVIYRIIGGFSVGAASVLAPAYISEIAPAKYRGTLATIQQVAIISGLFSAFVSNYYLADIAGISTAVLWMDFEAWRWMFWIELLPALVFLIALLFIPESPRFLVLKQREDQALAVLKRLYGAEYAQSKLSEIQASFNQHNHQPTFKDLLNKKTGEVRKVVWVGIGLATLQQLVGINIVFYYGAILWQAVGFSESDALLINILSGGVSIAACFVTMYYIDKIGRKPLLLIGSIGMTITLATLVASFMTADVDASGNLILGSMGVVALISANAYVFFFNLSWGPVMWVLLGEMFPNQIRGLGLAVSGFTQWTANFAVTMMFPIMLGSIGLAAAYSFYALFAGLSIIFVLKFVNETKGKELEQMDGL
- a CDS encoding Gfo/Idh/MocA family oxidoreductase, which codes for MQGEKLRWGIISTGNIANDFCADMTFVDNGELVAVGSRNIENAHAFADKFNITNAYGDYQSVYDDRNVDIIYVATPHNFHFENVRDALMAGKHVVCEKPITISSEESQQLFDLAKQKQLFLMEAMWTYFLPAIIKAQQWVAQGRIGKVKQIKADFGYPMPYQLESRVYREDLAGGCLLDMGIYPLAISTLFTDAELDNFYVKPQFAPNGVEDDLAILATAGDVHLTLGTSFQCKLHNWAIIIGEKGSVVIPDFWRAKSCELYHSDDLVESFQDNRQSIGLNYEAQAAGEAVLAHKLEHPNMPHAVSQQLQKQMEAIRSTYKKH